The Lysobacter luteus genome contains the following window.
TGCGGTGACCCCGCCGCTGGTGCTGTCGAGCAACTTCAGCTTCGCCGGCTTCGGCGAGAAGCGCAGCTACGACTACAGCCGGAGCGGCAACCCGACGCGCGACCTGCTGGGTGACGCACTGGCAGAGTTGGAGGGCGGTGCGGGTGGCGTGGTAACCGCCAGCGGCATGGCGTCGATCGCGCTGGTGCTGCACGCGCTGCTCAAACCCGGCGACCGCCTGGTCGTACCGCACGACGGATACGGCGGCAGCTGGCGGCTGTTCAATGCACTCGCCGACAAGGCGGCGTTCGAACTGGTCACGGTCGACCTGACCGACCCGCGTGCACTGGCCGGGGCACTGGCCGAACGGCCGGTCGTGGTTTGGATCGAGACGCCGTCCAACCCACTGCTGCGCATCACCGACCTGCGTTTCGTGATCGAGGCCGCGCACGCCGCCGGCGCGCTGGCGGTGGTCGACAACACCTTCCTGTCGCCGGCGCTGCAGCAGCCGATCGCGTTCGGCGCCGATGTCGTGGTGCACTCGACCACCAAGTACATCAACGGCCACAGCGACGTGGTCGGCGGCGCGGTGGTGGCGGCCAGCGCGGCGCTGCACGAGCGCCTGTCGTGGTGGGCCAATTGCCTGGGCATCACCGGCTCACCGTTCGACAGCTTCATGACGCTGCGCGGACTGCGCACTCTGGATGCCCGCCTGCGCGTCCACCAGGAAAACACCGCGGCGCTGGTCGAGTTGCTGGACGGCCACGCAGCCGTGCGCGCACTGCATTGGCCGGGCCGCGCCGCACATCCGGGTCATCTGATCGCCGCCCGTCAGCAAAGCGGATTCGGCGCGATGCTCAGCGTGGAAATCGAAGGCGGCGAGGCCGGTGTCCGGGCCTTCCTCGACGGGCTGCGCTGCTTCACCCTGGCCGAGTCGCTCGGCGGGGTGGAAAGCCTGGTCGCGCATCCGACCACCATGACCCACGCGGCAATGTCGCCAGAGGCGCGCGCGGCGGCCGGCATCGGCGACGGACTGCTGCGTTTCTCGGTCGGGATCGAGCACGCCGACGACCTCCGGGCCGATATCGCCGCGGCGCTGGACCGGGTCGTCGCGCTGCAGGGGCAGCCGAAACGGAGCAGCCGGTGAGCGCGCGTATCGCAGCGGTGCACGCGCCGCGTTCAACCCGGCGCTTCCCGGAGGTGCGACTCGCACTGCTTGGCACCGGCACGGTCGGCACCGCCGTGCTCCACCGGCTGGCCGCGCTGCAGGACGAAGGGCATGGTGCAGTCCTGTCGCTGTGCTATGCGGGCAACTCGCGCTTCGCGGCGCGTTCGGCAGACGGCCTGTGTCCACGGACGATGACCGGCCTGGCGACGAGGCCGGTACGCGGTGGTGAGCCGCCCGGGCTGGCCCGGATCGACGACGCGCTGTGCGGCCAGGTCCCGCGCATCGTGCTCGACGCCACGGCCAGCGACGCGGTTGCCGCGCAGCACGCAGGCTGGTTGTCGCGTGGCATCCACGTGGTGACGGCCTGCAAGCTCGGGCAGGGCACGTCGCTGCAACGCTGGCGCGCGATCAATGCCGCCAGCCAGTCCGCCGGCAGCCACTACGGCGACAGCGCCACCGTCGGCGCCGGGCTGCCCCTGCTGCGTTCGATCCGCGACCTGCGGGCCGGTGGCGACCGCATCCACGCGGTTGCCGGCGTGCTCTCCGGATCGCTGGCGTGGCTGTTCAACCACTACGACGGCAAGCGGCCGTTCTCGGGCTTCGTGCGTGACGCCCGCGACGCGGGCTACACCGAAC
Protein-coding sequences here:
- the metB gene encoding cystathionine gamma-synthase encodes the protein MSVDQLQVPAGAGRGCTTAVRAGIDHDTAFGAVTPPLVLSSNFSFAGFGEKRSYDYSRSGNPTRDLLGDALAELEGGAGGVVTASGMASIALVLHALLKPGDRLVVPHDGYGGSWRLFNALADKAAFELVTVDLTDPRALAGALAERPVVVWIETPSNPLLRITDLRFVIEAAHAAGALAVVDNTFLSPALQQPIAFGADVVVHSTTKYINGHSDVVGGAVVAASAALHERLSWWANCLGITGSPFDSFMTLRGLRTLDARLRVHQENTAALVELLDGHAAVRALHWPGRAAHPGHLIAARQQSGFGAMLSVEIEGGEAGVRAFLDGLRCFTLAESLGGVESLVAHPTTMTHAAMSPEARAAAGIGDGLLRFSVGIEHADDLRADIAAALDRVVALQGQPKRSSR
- a CDS encoding homoserine dehydrogenase family protein, which translates into the protein MSARIAAVHAPRSTRRFPEVRLALLGTGTVGTAVLHRLAALQDEGHGAVLSLCYAGNSRFAARSADGLCPRTMTGLATRPVRGGEPPGLARIDDALCGQVPRIVLDATASDAVAAQHAGWLSRGIHVVTACKLGQGTSLQRWRAINAASQSAGSHYGDSATVGAGLPLLRSIRDLRAGGDRIHAVAGVLSGSLAWLFNHYDGKRPFSGFVRDARDAGYTEPDPREDLSGEDVRRKLLILARAAGVELEADAVEVGSLVPPDLAQVEADELDTRLQALDRPLRERFAEAYRRGEKLRFIARLQDGRARVGLESLADDHPLCGGTGTDNRLAIWSDRYGTQPLVIQGPGAGAGVTAAALLDDALRIAAQSGAISTR